From one Peredibacter starrii genomic stretch:
- a CDS encoding nucleotidyl transferase family protein → MLKLVFFTKDRRLKVRLALPGDDFSTSKTWQDKIEFIISNSGQFMMVWTSLLPDLDPEYAESLVELVGARYPISPDYEALKKLHPGIAFQNETDEWVFFGGSFNPWHDGHQACLTLMPEDKVCLILPDRNPHKEMRELSPVATILEISAHAKLKNQQYIVPTFLLENKQNPTVNWVEKFKNDYPTHRISLLMGFDSFSNLRNWTRAEDLIPLLDTVYVVSRLEDDKDRREALDHAHARGPRLNVVFLGKHEFEDVSSTEIRLRQK, encoded by the coding sequence TTGCTTAAATTAGTTTTCTTCACTAAGGATCGCCGTCTTAAAGTGCGCTTGGCACTTCCAGGGGACGATTTCTCAACTTCAAAAACCTGGCAGGATAAAATCGAGTTTATTATCTCGAATTCGGGCCAGTTTATGATGGTGTGGACTTCACTTCTTCCCGATCTTGATCCGGAATATGCTGAGTCCCTGGTAGAGCTCGTGGGAGCGCGCTACCCCATATCACCCGATTACGAAGCACTTAAAAAACTTCATCCCGGCATTGCCTTCCAAAATGAGACTGATGAATGGGTCTTCTTCGGCGGAAGTTTTAATCCCTGGCACGATGGCCATCAGGCCTGCTTAACACTTATGCCAGAGGACAAGGTTTGTTTAATTCTCCCTGATCGAAATCCCCATAAAGAAATGCGGGAACTAAGTCCCGTGGCAACGATCCTAGAAATTAGTGCTCACGCCAAATTAAAGAACCAACAATACATCGTTCCAACTTTCCTTTTAGAGAATAAGCAGAATCCGACAGTGAATTGGGTGGAGAAATTTAAAAACGATTATCCCACTCATAGGATCTCACTCCTTATGGGCTTTGATAGTTTCTCTAATCTCAGAAACTGGACCCGCGCAGAAGATCTCATTCCACTTCTGGACACAGTTTATGTGGTCTCACGCCTGGAAGACGATAAGGATCGCCGCGAGGCCCTGGATCATGCCCACGCTCGTGGACCGCGACTCAATGTTGTGTTTCTTGGGAAGCATGAATTTGAAGACGTCTCTTCAACCGAAATTAGATTACGCCAAAAATAA